CCGGTTCCTTCGCTCGGCACCACCACCGGCGGCACTTCCGTCCCCGGACTCAACGTAGTCGTAAATTGGGTTTGAGCCTGAGCGCCTGTGGTTGAAGCAAGAATAAATAGCGCAAAAATCCACCAACCAAACTTAGTATACGTGCGCATAATGACCTCCTTTATTTAAATGATAAATGATATAAATGAAAGAAAATGAAAGAAAAGGTTGATTCAATGCTTTTATTTTTCATCACTGGCCTCTCCGTGAATGTGGGAAGCAGTATATTTCCCGGATAGACCACTAAAGGATCCGGTAACAGTCACTTTATTGCTGTCAACGGCAACCGATATCTTGCCTGTCGCTGAAGTTGTAACAGCCGGAACCTCGTTATCTCCCGACAAGGGAATTTGTGTAAAGGCATTGTTTGTAAGAAGTATAGTTAGTAAAAGGCATCCAAAACTCATTATCATTTTACGCATAACAACCTCCTTGTTTGGTTAACGTTATGAAATTTGAGAATTTGCTATCTTTAATTTGAAATTGAATACTATTTAATTTGAATTATGCTCTGCAGAAATACTTGTTTTGCAATTAAAAGATATGAGGTATAACTATCCGTATCCGGGTTGTAATTTACAAAAATAAATAAATTCAGTTTTTAAGTCAAGTAGTATTTACTTTTTTATTACTTTTTTGTAAAATAATTTGGTTCTCCTGTATTATTGTATATTAATATTTTAATATTGTTAAATGGGAATTTTTAGGTATAGAACTTTTTTTTCATTTAATGATAAATTGTAAATCACAAAAGGCAAAACTTTTTTTCTTCCTTAAGCGTCCAATAAACTGTATGCAACATATGGAGAATGAATGAACAATTTGAGTGATGCCGAATTAATCGAACGGTTCAGGAAAGGACAAATTCAGGCATTTAACTTGCTGGCATGGCGTTGGCAAAAGCCGATTTTAAATTTTCTATATCGATTTCTCGGAAATGTACAGGACTCAGAGGATGCTTGTCAAAAAACTTTTATTAAGGTATATCAAAAATTGATGGGTTTGCAGGATTTAAATAAATTTAGGGTTTGGCTTTATCAAGTAGCCGCGAATCAAGCGAGGGATCAATTGCGGCACAGGAAGCGGCATTCATTTTTTTCGATTGATTCAAACCCTAATATGGATGACGAAATAGTGCCTGAACTCCCTGACCCGGAATCAAATAATTTGGAAGGCAACGCACACGGGAAACAGTTACGGCAAATATTTGAAGAAGCCATGCAAACCATACCGAAAGAACAGCGAGCCGTCATCGTTATGAAAGTATACCAGGATTTAAAATTTATTGAAATTTCAGAAGTCTTAAAATTGCCATTGAATACGGTGAAATCCCGCATGTATTATGGCTTAAAAGCTTTGAAAGAAACTCTCAAAAAACAGAACCTCAGTGAGGAGGCGTTGAGTTATGAAATGTGATTTGGTAAAAGACCAACTAATGGATTATGTTTTCTCGGAGTTAGATGATCCATCCCGGGGGAAAATAGATGAACATCTAAAGAAATGTGAGAATTGTTCGAATGAAGTTGTAGAATTCAACCAAACAGTAACAGTGATGAAAAAATGGCCCCAGGTTGAGCCGATACAAAAAATGATCTTCACGGTTCAGAAGCTCAATTTTCTTGATCGGGTAAAAACATTTTGGTCGGAATCGATGGAAACATCCCGAATTTGGCGCTGGGGTTTTCGTTTGTCCGTAACCGCTTTCGTCCTGGCTCTGTTATTCATTCGAGCGGATTTTACATATGGCGATGGCCAGTTTTCCATAACTTTTGGCGGCAAAGAAAACACAACCCGGATTTCAAATTCACAAGAATTGGTGGCGGCTTTGAAAAAGGCACAACAAGAAAATTTATATTTAACCAGCCAATTGATTCAAGATAGCGAAATCCGACAAAGAAACTTATACATTTCCAAAATGAATGAGTTATCCAAAATGATGGATCGACAACGGCTGACAGATTTGCGATTTGTAGGTGAAAGCCTGAACCGCATAGATCGAAGAAATACATATCAATTTGACCGGACTAATTCGATCTTGCAGGGACTCGTTCTAACGACAGGCTCAAACAATTTTGATAACAGAAATAAGTAAACAATAAACCGGAGAGTAACATGCGTTTTTCAAAAGAAATTACAGCATTTATTGTGATTGCAGCCCTTTTATTGATCGGAGATTCGAAACCCATTTTTAGTCAATCCAAGAAAGCGGTTATTAAATCGGAAATTTATGTCATGGAGAGCATTCTCGATCAATTATTGCAGGCTTCCCGCCAAAACTTATTCGAAGGAAAAAACATAAAAGGTTTTTACCTGGATGATTTTGGTTTGGTTTTTACAGTTAGTATAGAAAGAAACCTCTTTAGTATTTTTTCATTTGGTAACGAATTTGGAATTTCAGTTGGCAGGAGTGGGAATAAGAAAGACGAAGAGAAAGATAAAGCAAGATCGTTCGCATATGTGGCCGGCTCAATGGATACTGCTCAAATGAACGAATGGATGGATAAACTGAATAAGAAAATTCATACATTTTTAGGGACATATGTTGATGTTAACAATCATCTGGGTTCAAAGGAAAATGTCGGTGTACTGGTATCTTTTAACAACATGGGCAGGAATCAACCGCTTGGGAAATTCTATCAGGTAGTGAAAAGTAATATTGTGGAATATAGAAATGACAAGATCGACCGGGATGGGTTTGTAACGAGGATAAACCAGCAGAATATCGATGATGGCAATGAGCTTGAACAAATTTCGATTATGAGCAGAATTTTACACTCAAGTTTATCTGAAAAAAGGAGCCAACTTTTTTTTGGCAATCGAAACATTAATGGCGTGTATATTAACAACCTCGGTGTCATGTTTACGGTTGGAGGAATTTCACTCATTCATGATTTAATCATAGATTCTCTTCCCCTGGCTCCAAAAGTGTTTAGAGCGGAGGATTTTGCGTTTAGTGCGAGAAAAAGACAAGAGGAAGAAAAGAAGAAAGTAAAAGAGAAAATATCAGATTATAAAAAGAAGATTGTGAAGATTATAGGTGATTATGGCCCGTCATTAAGGTTTCTCCCGGCGAATCAATCTATCATTGTTTTGTTTGGTGCGGATGGCGGGTTCTCTGATGTTCAATCTTCAAATGTAATGATCCGTTTAAAAAAGGGTGATGTGATGAGATATTCCCAAAATAAACTTGATTTGAAAGGTCTCATTAAACTAGCCCAGCTTGAAGAGTATTAAACACGGCATGTTGAGAAGTAGCTAAAAGGTAATTATCAAAATTGCTTTTTTGATTACTAATTATAATTAAGGGGAATTTGAGATCCAGACGATGAAATTTAGTTTTCAAAATAATTTACTTGCCAATCACGATAAGAATTTCCCCACAAGGCGCTTTCCATTAATATCCCTGTAATCCTGTGAATGGGGATCATGACAATCGATGCATGACATAGATCCGTTGATACAGCAATCCCTGAACAGGTGATTCTGCTGATAGCCAAATTTTCGGATCCGGCCATCTGCAAAATATGGATTCTTGCCAAAAATAGGTAACTTAAGTGAATAATAATATTGTGCCGGATGTCATCAAACTGAATATGATTTATGGAAGAATTCGACACACGGAGTCAAAGAGTGCACTTAAACCGGGTTATCTTCCAGGGAAAAATTTGTAGTTTTGGGGGGAATTTAGAGTTTGAAGCAAAACTATTTTATTTAGAAATACTTAAACAGCTATGTTAAGTCCAGATTATTTAAATTAATCATTGGTTTTATTTTCTCCAAGATATTTTGAAACCGGGAGACTTGCTGAATATTTTCGTAAAATGGAGATTTTGCAGCTCATCGTAACTATACCTAGCTAGGGTCATCTTGATTGATCTGACGATCTATAGACGCTGGCAATGGAGAGCTGCTTATCTTCAATTTTATCCTTCAACGATTTCCCATCTACATACATAGTCCATGGCGATATAGGCTCTATCTTCAAACTCGCCAATTTCATGGATGGTAATGATGTTAGGGTGATTCAGAGCGGCAGTCGCTTTGGCTTCCCGTTTGAAGCGGGCATTTACTTCGGGGTCTTTGGAATAGAAAAGTGGCAAAAATTTGAGGGCAACTTTGCGATCCAGCTCGGTGTCTTCGGCAAGGTAGACTTCACCCATCCCGCCCTCTCCAAGCTTTTCGAGAATTTTGTCCCGCCTGCTGGGCGGGATTGTTTGGCTGATCAAAGTTAGAAGCATCTTTCAAAAAATGAATATTCAGACCAAACATCTCATCCTTTTGGACGAAATAGTTCAACAAATGAGGGGTGATCCCATAAAGACTGAAAATCTATATTTCGATGTGGAAATATGCAATAGCCATAACCTTTTTTTAATGTGTCTATTAAATAAGTCATAGCTTGTTCCCGTTCATTGAGAATAGCGGCTGTTCTGGCTTGCTCTAATATATTATTGCCAAGAGGATGTTCTCGACTACTTAGCTTTTCAATAATCCGTAAAGCCTCATCCCTGTCCTCTTTCCTGGCTGCAATTGCTCCTAAGTTACCCCAATAAAAAATATCTTGCGGATAATCCGCCGCCAATCCTTCAAATAAAACGCGAGCCTTTTCCCATTGTCCGGACAAATAATATGCGATCGCCAGACCATTTCGAGATTCTTGTGTTTTCATCTCTTTAGTTGTTCGAGAATTGTGCCAGGCAAGTGAACGGTCAGTTACTCTTTCAGAAGCATCCCCGTAACCATGACGACGCAGAGTTATTGCAGTTTCATTCATAATAAATCCTGGTGTCCACCTTTGGAACCATGGCACACCTGCACGACCCCGTTGAGGTGGAAGAGTAAGGCATTCATCAAGAAGCTTGTTTAATTCCTGTTCTCTTCCTAATGCCGCCAATGCCCTGGTTTCGTACAGCAATGTTGCTATTCGTGTTGGGTGTAATTGACGACCTTGCCTTGCCTTGTTTAATTCTTCCTCAAAGTTTCCGGTCATATGAAGAGCTTGTGTATAAAAGTCCCAGAAATGCCAATCGTCTTTTAAATGATCATCATCGGTATCAATATTTGAGTAGGCTTCTAATGCTTCGTTGGGCCGCCCGTAAAAAATAGCGTCCACGGCAAATTGAATCATGTATGGTGTGGTCGGTGCTATGCTTGCAATTCCCTTTGATGCCAGATATATTTTTTCTCGATCACCCTGGGTATATGCCACACTCCAGTCCAGGCTGTGGCGTTCAAACGGGAGTGAGTCGCTCCCGGTAACGATAAAGGACATTACTTATCGAATCAACCTGGCTGAATTGACCTAGATTTAGATGACAACCTGAAGCATTTATTAAAGCAGTAACAAACGTCGTATCAAGGCTATATGCTTGATAAAACAAATCTTTCGCTTTTCTAAAATTGTGACGGGTTTGGTACGCGAGTCCTTCAATAAAGGCATTATAAGCTTGATAGTTAGGAGGTTGACTAATTCCATGCGTAAATGCCTCCATTCTGGCATCTAAGTGAGTTGCCATTACACCCATAACTTTTTGCTTTAATTCTCCGATTGTAGATATTGCATCTTCCAAACTTCCACCTACAGGTTCCAAACCACCAAGCAGTTTGTTTGTTGCCAGTTCCATTACTTGTGCCTGAAATTGAATGGTTTCACCCTGTTTGTAATAATTGCCGGAAATAACAATGTCCGACTTGGTTTTAGAGGCTAAAAACGGGATAACAGAAGCCATCTGTACGCTTTGTTCTGAGTCCTCTAACCCATGAGTGCTTGCTAGAACTGCAATGGTTGGAACCACATGCATCAAATTAGTCTGTGCAAGGCCTTGAGAAATCCAATCTGCAGCTATAGTGCCCAATGGATCAAGTGAACTGTCTCCCGTTTGATTCTTGAATACAGCAACAACGACTCGCTTTTTCTCCGGGATTGGGCTGTCTTTGTTTAAAAAATAAAAAAGCGTTATTGCCAGGAGAGCCAATATAGAAAATGTAGCCGCAGAAATCCTAGCCCAACTTATCTTTGCCGGTTTTTTAGAAACAGATGAGCTCAAGAGAACAGCAGGCATTTTTTCCTTATCAGATTGCAAATCAGCTAATAACTCATCAATTTGTTGGTACCTTTCATCGCATTTTTTTATGAGTGCATTTTTAACAATCTGCTCCAACTTGTCCGGAACTTCGGATCTATGGATAGTAATCGCCTCTGGCTCTTCGTTTACAACCGAATACATAACCGCCGCTTCGTATTCACCTGGGAAAGGTACATTTCCTGAGATCATTTCATATAAAAGAACACCGGTCGCCCAAATATCCGCCCGGTGATCAACCTCCTCGCCTTGGAATTGTTCGGGTGACATATAATAAAGAGTACCCATTGTGCTGGCTTCTTTAGTCAATTGTGTCGCGCCCTTTAGTTTAGCCAAACCAAAATCAAGAATCCTGACTCGATTATCCTGGTCAATCATTATATTTTCAGGCTTTAGATCTCTATGAACAATTCCAGCCTGGTGAGCTTTGCTCAGTCCATCACATATTTGGATTGTATAGTCAACTATCTGATTCAATGAAAGTGAGTCATCCTTAATCTTTTCTTTAAGCGTCACACCCTCTACGTACTCCATTGCGATATAGGTTGTACCCTCAAACTCACTAACCTCATGTATAGTAATAATGTTGGGGTGGTTTAATG
Above is a window of candidate division KSB1 bacterium DNA encoding:
- a CDS encoding CHRD domain-containing protein gives rise to the protein MRKMIMSFGCLLLTILLTNNAFTQIPLSGDNEVPAVTTSATGKISVAVDSNKVTVTGSFSGLSGKYTASHIHGEASDEK
- a CDS encoding sigma-70 family RNA polymerase sigma factor produces the protein MNNLSDAELIERFRKGQIQAFNLLAWRWQKPILNFLYRFLGNVQDSEDACQKTFIKVYQKLMGLQDLNKFRVWLYQVAANQARDQLRHRKRHSFFSIDSNPNMDDEIVPELPDPESNNLEGNAHGKQLRQIFEEAMQTIPKEQRAVIVMKVYQDLKFIEISEVLKLPLNTVKSRMYYGLKALKETLKKQNLSEEALSYEM
- a CDS encoding zf-HC2 domain-containing protein — protein: MKCDLVKDQLMDYVFSELDDPSRGKIDEHLKKCENCSNEVVEFNQTVTVMKKWPQVEPIQKMIFTVQKLNFLDRVKTFWSESMETSRIWRWGFRLSVTAFVLALLFIRADFTYGDGQFSITFGGKENTTRISNSQELVAALKKAQQENLYLTSQLIQDSEIRQRNLYISKMNELSKMMDRQRLTDLRFVGESLNRIDRRNTYQFDRTNSILQGLVLTTGSNNFDNRNK
- a CDS encoding protein kinase — encoded protein: MLLTLISQTIPPSRRDKILEKLGEGGMGEVYLAEDTELDRKVALKFLPLFYSKDPEVNARFKREAKATAALNHPNIITIHEIGEFEDRAYIAMDYVCRWEIVEG
- a CDS encoding protein kinase; the encoded protein is MVGKTISHFKILKKIGAGGMGEVFLAEDTELKRRVVLKFLPPNNTFNPEINARFKREAKAAAALNHPNIITIHEVSEFEGTTYIAMEYVEGVTLKEKIKDDSLSLNQIVDYTIQICDGLSKAHQAGIVHRDLKPENIMIDQDNRVRILDFGLAKLKGATQLTKEASTMGTLYYMSPEQFQGEEVDHRADIWATGVLLYEMISGNVPFPGEYEAAVMYSVVNEEPEAITIHRSEVPDKLEQIVKNALIKKCDERYQQIDELLADLQSDKEKMPAVLLSSSVSKKPAKISWARISAATFSILALLAITLFYFLNKDSPIPEKKRVVVAVFKNQTGDSSLDPLGTIAADWISQGLAQTNLMHVVPTIAVLASTHGLEDSEQSVQMASVIPFLASKTKSDIVISGNYYKQGETIQFQAQVMELATNKLLGGLEPVGGSLEDAISTIGELKQKVMGVMATHLDARMEAFTHGISQPPNYQAYNAFIEGLAYQTRHNFRKAKDLFYQAYSLDTTFVTALINASGCHLNLGQFSQVDSISNVLYRYRERLTPV